One Streptomyces sp. CNQ-509 DNA window includes the following coding sequences:
- a CDS encoding acetolactate synthase large subunit, protein MTEQAPPRSEPHPQPPRARSGGQSRVPGHTPADKTVTGAQSLILALEAVGADTVFGIPGGTILPAYDPLMDSTKVRHVLVRHEQGAGHAATGYAQATGKVGVCMATSGPGATNLVTPIADAHMDSVPLVAITGQVVVKSIGTDAFQEADICGITMPITKHNFLVTDPADIPRVISEAFHIASTGRPGPVLVDIAKDTLQSPTVFSWPPRHELPGYRPVTKPHAKQIREAARLVGAARRPVLYVGGGVLKARATAELKVLAELTGAPVVTTLMGLGAFPDTHPQHLGMPGMHGTVAAVTSLQKADLIVALGARFDDRVTGKLDTFAPYAKIVHADIDPAEIGKNREADVPIVGDAREVIADLIVAVQSEQEQGDRQGTGTGRYAEWWQQLDRWRETYPLGYDLPSDGTLSPQQVIQRIGELAPEDTVYTAGVGQHQMWAAHYIDYDKPRTWLNSGGAGTMGYAVPAAMGAKAGAPDATVWAIDGDGCFQMTNQELVTCALNGIPIKVAIINNGALGMVRQWQTLFYNRRYSNTVLHSGPNGNGGAAEGAGGAEEQARQAAGTRCPDFVKLAEAMGCVGLRCEDPEQLDAVIEKANAINDRPVVVDFIVHQDAMVWPMVAAGTSNDEIMAARDVRPDFGDGEDD, encoded by the coding sequence ATGACCGAGCAGGCTCCCCCGCGGAGTGAGCCCCACCCGCAGCCGCCGCGGGCCCGCAGCGGGGGACAGTCCCGCGTTCCGGGGCACACACCGGCAGACAAGACCGTGACGGGCGCGCAGTCCCTCATCCTCGCCCTGGAGGCCGTGGGCGCGGACACGGTGTTCGGCATTCCGGGCGGGACCATCCTCCCCGCGTACGACCCGCTGATGGACTCCACGAAGGTCCGGCACGTCCTCGTCCGCCACGAGCAGGGCGCGGGCCACGCCGCCACCGGGTACGCGCAGGCCACCGGCAAGGTCGGCGTCTGCATGGCCACCTCGGGCCCGGGCGCGACCAACCTCGTCACCCCGATCGCCGACGCGCACATGGACTCCGTGCCGCTGGTCGCGATCACCGGCCAGGTGGTGGTCAAGTCGATCGGAACCGACGCCTTCCAGGAAGCGGACATCTGCGGCATCACCATGCCGATCACGAAGCACAACTTCCTCGTCACCGATCCGGCGGACATCCCGCGGGTGATCTCCGAGGCCTTCCACATCGCCTCCACCGGGCGGCCGGGGCCGGTGCTGGTCGACATCGCCAAGGACACGCTGCAGTCGCCCACCGTCTTCTCCTGGCCGCCGCGGCACGAGCTGCCCGGCTACCGCCCGGTCACCAAGCCGCACGCCAAGCAGATCCGCGAGGCCGCCCGGCTCGTCGGCGCCGCCCGGCGCCCGGTGCTGTACGTCGGCGGCGGGGTGCTCAAGGCCCGCGCCACCGCCGAGCTGAAGGTGCTCGCGGAGCTGACCGGCGCGCCCGTCGTCACCACCCTCATGGGCCTCGGCGCCTTCCCCGACACCCACCCGCAGCACCTGGGCATGCCGGGCATGCACGGCACGGTGGCCGCCGTCACCTCGCTGCAGAAGGCCGACCTGATCGTGGCGCTCGGCGCCCGGTTCGACGACCGGGTGACCGGCAAGCTGGACACCTTCGCGCCGTACGCCAAGATCGTGCACGCCGACATCGACCCCGCGGAGATCGGCAAGAACCGCGAGGCGGACGTGCCGATCGTCGGCGACGCCCGCGAGGTCATCGCCGACCTGATCGTGGCGGTGCAGAGCGAGCAGGAGCAGGGCGACCGGCAGGGCACGGGCACCGGCCGGTACGCGGAGTGGTGGCAGCAGCTCGACCGCTGGCGCGAGACGTACCCCCTCGGCTACGACCTGCCCTCCGACGGCACCCTCTCGCCCCAGCAGGTGATCCAGCGCATCGGCGAGCTGGCCCCGGAGGACACGGTCTACACCGCGGGTGTCGGCCAGCACCAGATGTGGGCCGCCCACTACATCGACTACGACAAGCCCCGCACCTGGCTCAACTCCGGCGGCGCCGGGACCATGGGCTACGCCGTCCCGGCCGCGATGGGCGCCAAGGCCGGCGCGCCGGACGCGACGGTCTGGGCCATCGACGGCGACGGCTGCTTCCAGATGACCAACCAGGAGCTGGTCACCTGCGCGCTGAACGGCATCCCGATCAAGGTCGCGATCATCAACAACGGCGCGCTGGGCATGGTCCGCCAGTGGCAGACCCTCTTCTACAACCGCCGCTACTCCAACACCGTGCTGCACTCCGGGCCGAACGGCAACGGCGGCGCGGCCGAGGGCGCCGGCGGCGCCGAGGAGCAGGCCCGCCAGGCCGCCGGCACCCGCTGCCCGGACTTCGTCAAGCTCGCCGAGGCCATGGGCTGCGTCGGCCTGCGCTGCGAGGACCCCGAGCAGCTCGACGCGGTCATCGAGAAGGCCAACGCCATCAACGACCGCCCCGTCGTCGTGGACTTCATCGTCCACCAGGACGCGATGGTCTGGCCGATGGTCGCGGCCGGCACCTCCAACGACGAGATCATGGCCGCGCGCGACGTCCGCCCGGACTTCGGCGACGGCGAAGACGACTGA